One window of the Nothobranchius furzeri strain GRZ-AD chromosome 3, NfurGRZ-RIMD1, whole genome shotgun sequence genome contains the following:
- the zbtb40 gene encoding zinc finger and BTB domain-containing protein 40, whose amino-acid sequence MMELADFSRQLMQQLMLLRSEGLFCDCTIMVGDSQHQAHKVVLAASSMLFRSLLDSSDTISIDTSVVSSQEFSCLLDMIYTGRLPLGKHNISRIVAAAENLQMFDLAVGFKNVLTTLVNQQVTSHTTSTTSEGSATPSRKDAASDRMDIRSEIEKKSCRCGDEDVVEPACKKSCEEPPESPGVEDTAAVRESSTAAGGLLQNSFLLVKLLSSVPSVLELLSQAAKGRWDEESRQVLRECCEEGEPSLALEKLMSRLRDGAISEPRLIQLLQAVQQKTLASFPTLLLPLLEGNTPQTEGEADPEQQHDSRDEAQPEPEVETERSTKQSEEDEKSVTSPADSLSSISTQSKSYCCRWCKKSFKFKCRMLSHAKRCSMSQDGDLQCPRCPKKLPNQRAMRHHWAELHRDTKRDKKKVLCDLCGRCFAHPSGLVYHKQTEHFDQKPFACEECGTKFGANSSLKNHMRLHTGEKPYHCSHCDMAFSVAAALSYHTKKKHSEGKMYVCQYCKSVFAQSIELTRHVRTHTGDRPYVCRDCGKGYSQASGLTTHLQTFHNLSQPHDCTKCCLSFSTSEEHQLHIQRFHPKEFHKCSTCNKVFSSAALLDKHKTKHSGSKPFSCRLCNKSYQQLSGLWYHNRTNHPEVFANQTRQLRSLLQCDLCSKFFPSGASLSKHQEEQHQASESSGPQLSYKVVLDGEDKVQEHVCSQHMDSSSKAFSCPLCSLVCNSQLELQEHLLSCHMEVQQKDGQRKQRSSSSYTVMSTGSALRQQIQDQNQPGATPHVLVALAGVEGRPSGEVVEVNVSDLLNNSVTFICENKALGSDS is encoded by the exons GTCTCTACTGGACAGCTCTGATACCATCTCCATCGACACCAGCGTGGTCTCGTCACAGGAGTTCAGCTGTCTCTTAGATATGATCTACACGGGCAGGTTACCTCTGGGCAAACACAACATCAGTCGCATCGTGGCTGCTGCTGAAAACCTGCAGATGTTTGATTTAGCTGTTGGCTTCAAAAATGTCCTCACCACTCTGGTGAACCAGCAAGTCACCAGCCACACTACAAGTACCACCTCAGAGGGTTCAGCCACACCCAGCAGGAAGGACGCTGCCTCCGACAGGATGGACATCAGGTCTGAGATAGAGAAGAAGAGCTGTCGCTGTGGCGACGAAGATGTGGTGGAGCCAGCTTGTAAGAAATCTTGTGAGGAACCCCCAGAGTCTCCAG gcgTAGAAGATACTGCAGCAGTCAGAGAGTCTAGCACAGCTGCTGGTGGTCTCCTGCAGAACTCCTTCCTGCTGGTGAAGCTTCTCAGCAGCGTTCCGTCTGTCCTAGAGCTTTTGAGCCAGGCAGCAAAGGGCAGGTGGGATGAAGAGAGCAGACAG GTTCTGAGGGAGTGCTGTGAGGAGGGGGAGCCCAGCTTGGCGCTGgagaagctgatgagcagattAAGAGATGGAGCAATCAGTGAGCCGAGGCTCATTCAGCTGCTCCAAGCTGTCCAACAGAAAACTCTGGCATCCTTCCCTACTCTGCTTCTCCCTCTCCTGGAAGGGAACACACCCCAGACTGAGGGTGAAG CCGACCCAGAGCAGCAGCATGACTCCAGAGATGAAGCACAGCCAGAACCAGAGGTGGAGACTGAACGCAGCACCAAGCAGAGTGAGGAGGATGAGAAATCTGTGACTTCTCCAGCCGACTCTTTGTCCTCCATCTCCACCCAGTCCAAGTCCTACTGCTGCCGCTGGTGCAAGAAGAGTTTTAAATTTAAGTGTCGCATGCTGTCCCACGCAAAGCGCTGCTCCATGTCCCAGGACGGGGACCTGCAGTGCCCTCGGTGCCCCAAGAAGCTCCCCAACCAACGAGCAATGAGGCATCACTGGGCGGAGCTTCACCGGGACACCAAGCGGGACAAGAAGAAGGTGCTCTGTGATCTCTGTGGGCGGTGCTTTGCTCACCCATCAG GTCTGGTTTACCACAAACAGACGGAGCACTTTGACCAGAAGCCGTTTGCTTGTGAAGAATGTGGAACAAAGTTTGGAGCCAACTCGTCTCTGAAAAACCACATGAGGCTTCACACCGGGGAGAAACCATACCATTGTTCACACTGTGACATGGCCTTTAGTGTGGCAGCTGCACTCTCATACCACACCAAGAAGAAACATTCTgagg gGAAGATGTATGTGTGTCAGTACTGTAAGTCTGTATTTGCACAGTCCATCGAGCTCACTCGCCATGTACGCACACACACCGGTGACCGGCCATATGTATGTCGGGATTGTGGGAAAGGCTACAGCCAGGCCAGCGGCCTCACGACTCACCTGCAGACGTTTCACA ACCTTTCACAACCACACGACTGTACCAAGTGCTGTCTCAGTTTCTCCACATCAGAGGAACATCAGCTGCACATCCAGAGGTTCCATCCAAAGGAGTTCCATAAGTGTTCTACCTGCAACAAGGTGTTCTCCAGCGCCGCCTTGCTGGACAAACACAAGACCAAACACAGCGGGAGTAAACCATTCAGCTGCCGGCTCTGCAACAAGTCCTACCAG CAACTGTCAGGCCTGTGGTATCATAACAGAACCAACCACCCTGAAGTGTTTGCCAACCAGACCCGGCAGCTCAGGAGCCTGCTCCAGTGTGACCTCTGCTCTAAGTTCTTCCCCAGTGGCGCCAGTTTGAGCAAACACCAGGAGGAGCAGCACCAAG CCTCTGAGTCGTCGGGGCCCCAGTTGTCCTACAAGGTGGTGCTGGATGGTGAGGACAAGGTCCAGGAGCATGTCTGCAGTCAGCACATGGATTCTAGCAGCAAGGCCTTCAGCTGCCCCCTCTGCTCCCTGGTGTGCAACTCACAGCTGGAGCTGCAGGAGCATCTGCTCTCCTGTCACATGGAGGTGCAGCAGAAAGACGGTCAGAGGAAGcagcgctcctcctcctcctacacg GTGATGTCAACAGGTTCTGCTTTAAGACAACAGATCCAAGACCAGAACCAGCCAGGAGCCACTCCACATGTCCTCGTAGCACTGGCAGGTGTAGAGGGCCGACCATCGGGTGAGGTGGTGGAGGTGAATGTGTCCGACCTGCTGAACAACTCCGTCACCTTCATCTGTGAGAACAAGGCCCTGGGTTCTGACTCCTAG